A stretch of the Notamacropus eugenii isolate mMacEug1 chromosome 2, mMacEug1.pri_v2, whole genome shotgun sequence genome encodes the following:
- the LOC140523537 gene encoding olfactory receptor 2T2-like, with translation METLYQNSTDFIFLGLFTNPAFPGLIFTIILSIFVVAVMANVIMILLIHVDSRLHTPMYFLLSQLSIMDTVYICITVPKMLADLLSREKNISFLGCAVQIFLYLTLFGSESFFLGLMAYDRYVAVCNPLHYPLLMNYRVCLLMVVGSWIGGSLDGFMLTPVTMSFPYCGSRKINHFFCEIPAVLKLSCADTSLYETLMYACCVLMLIVPISLISFSYIQIWVTVTQMNSSEGRHKALATCSSHVIVVSIFYGASFYSNVLPRSFHTPEKDKIVSAFYTILTPMLNPVIYSLRNKDVSAALKKNIKKMCFFPEN, from the coding sequence ATGGAAACACTATATCAGAATTCCACTGATTTTATCTTTTTGGGACTCTTCACTAATCCTGCGTTCCCTGGCTTGATCTTCACTATCATTTTATCTATCTTCGTGGTGGCTGTCATGGCCAATGTCATCATGATTCTGCTTATCCACGTGGACTCCAGGCTTCATACTCCCATGTACTTTTTACTTAGTCAACTCTCTATTATGGACACTGTCTACATCTGCATCACAGTTCCTAAGATGTTGGCAGACCTTCTGTCCAGGGAAAAGAACATTTCCTTTTTGGGCTGTGCAGTTCAGATCTTTCTTTACCTGACTTTGTTTGGGAGTGAGTCCTTTTTCTTGGGTCTCATGGCCTATGATCGCTATGTAGCTGTTTGTAACCCCCTCCATTATCCTCTCTTAATGAACTATAGGGTTTGCTTACTTATGGTAGTGGGGTCCTGGATTGGTGGTTCCCTTGATGGCTTTATGTTGACCCCTGTCACTATGAGTTTTCCTTATTGTGGCTCACGAAAGATCAACCACTTTTTCTGTGAGATTCCTGCTGTGCTAAAGTTGTCATGTGCAGACACATCCCTATATGAGACCCTTATGTATGCCTGTTGTGTCCTGATGCTCATCGTTCCCATATCCCTTATCTCTTTTTCTTATATCCAGATTTGGGTTACTGTCACTCAGATGAATTCTTCTGAAGGTAGACACAAAGCCTTAGCCACCTGTTCATCCCACGTAATAGTAGTCAGTATTTTCTATGGGGCTTCTTTCTATTCTAATGTCTTGCCCCGTTCCTTTCACAcaccagaaaaagacaaaatagttTCAGCTTTTTACACCATTCTTACCCCTATGCTCAACCCTGTGATATATAGTTTAAGAAATAAAGATGTGTCAGCAGctctaaaaaaaaacattaagaaaatgTGCTTCTTcccagaaaattaa